One stretch of Zootoca vivipara chromosome 8, rZooViv1.1, whole genome shotgun sequence DNA includes these proteins:
- the MYLIP gene encoding E3 ubiquitin-protein ligase MYLIP isoform X1, with protein sequence MLCYVTRPDAVVMEVEVEAKANGEDCLDQVCRRLGIIEVDYFGLQFTGSKGENLWLNLRNRISQQMDGLPPYRLKLRVKFFVEPHLILQEQTRHMFFLHIEEDLLAGNLQCSSEHAIELSALLAQLKFGDYNQNTAKYHYEEFCAKELTTTVLDSITAKHKELEGLTQASAEYQVLQIVSTLENYGVEWHSVRDSEGQKLFIGIGPEGIAMCKDDFTPINRIAYPIVQMATQSGKNVYLTVTKESGNSIVHLFKMVSTRAASGLYRAITETHAFYRCDTVTSAVMMQYSRDLKGHLASLFLNENINLGKKYVFDIKRTSKEAYDHARRALYNAGIVDLVSRSDQSPPSSPLKSSESSMNCDSCEGLNCQQMKALQEKLRKLKESLLCMVCCEEEINSTFCPCGHTVCCESCAAQLQSCPVCRSRVEHVQHVYLPTHTSLLNLTVI encoded by the exons ATGCTGTGCTATGTGACCAGGCCGGACGCGGTGGTGATGGAGGTGGAGGTAGAGGCCAAGGCCAACGGCGAAGACTGCCTCGACCAG GTTTGTAGACGATTGGGCATTATAGAAGTTGATTACTTCGGACTCCAGTTCACAGGCAGCAAAGGAGAGAATTTGTGGCTGAATTTGCGAAATAGAATATCCCAGCAGATGGATGGTCTTCCTCCTTACAGACTGAAACTACGTGTCAAGTTCTTCGTGGAGCCCCATCTCATATTGCAAGAACAGACAAG GCACATGTTTTTCTTGCATATAGAGGAGGATCTTCTGGCTGGTAATCTTCAGTGTTCTTCTGAACATGCAATTGAACTTAGTGCACTACTTGCCCAGTTGAAGTTTGGTGATTATAATCAAAATACTGCCAAATATCATTATGAAGAGTTCTGTGCAAAGGAGCTTACCACTACTGTTTTGGACAG TATTACTGCAAAGCATAAGGAACTTGAAGGCCTCACCCAAGCTTCAGCAGAGTATCAAGTTTTACAGATTGTGTCAACACTGGAGAACTATGGGGTGGAATGGCATTCTGTTAGAGACAGTGAAGGGCAGAAACTTTTTATTGGTATTGGTCCTGAGGGTATTGCCATGTGTAAAGATGACTTCACCCCCATCAACAG AATTGCATACCCAATTGTTCAGATGGCAACACAGTCTGGAAAGAATGTGTACTTGACTGTCACAAAGGAATCTGGCAATAGCATAGTTCACCTTTTCAAGATGGTCAGCACCAGAGCAGCTAGTGGACTGTACAGAGCGATAACAGAAACACATGCATTTTACAG GTGTGACACTGTTACTAGTGCTGTTATGATGCAGTACAGTCGAGACTTAAAGGGCCATTTAGCATCCTTGTTCCTGAATGAGAATATTAATCTCGGCAAAAAGTATGTGTTTGATATTAAGCGGACATCTAAAGAAGCTTATGATCATGCAAGGCGAGCCCTTTACAATGCTGGCATTGTGGACCTTGTTTCGAGAAGCGACCAGAGCCCGCCCAGTTCTCCCCTTAAGTCTTCAGAAAGCAGTATGAACTGTGATAGCTGTGAAGGTCTCAACTGCCAGCAGATGAAAGCTCTTCAAGAAAAGTTACGGAAGCTTAAAGAATCCCTACTATGTATGGTATGCTGTGAAGAAGAAATAAATTCAACATTTTGTCCATGTGGCCACACCGTGTGCTGTGAGTCCTGTGCTGCACAATTACAG TCATGTCCAGTTTGCAGATCTCGAGTAGAGCACGTCCAGCATGTGTATTTGCCTACCCACACCAGTCTGCTTAATCTGACAGTAATATGA
- the MYLIP gene encoding E3 ubiquitin-protein ligase MYLIP isoform X2, whose translation MDGLPPYRLKLRVKFFVEPHLILQEQTRHMFFLHIEEDLLAGNLQCSSEHAIELSALLAQLKFGDYNQNTAKYHYEEFCAKELTTTVLDSITAKHKELEGLTQASAEYQVLQIVSTLENYGVEWHSVRDSEGQKLFIGIGPEGIAMCKDDFTPINRIAYPIVQMATQSGKNVYLTVTKESGNSIVHLFKMVSTRAASGLYRAITETHAFYRCDTVTSAVMMQYSRDLKGHLASLFLNENINLGKKYVFDIKRTSKEAYDHARRALYNAGIVDLVSRSDQSPPSSPLKSSESSMNCDSCEGLNCQQMKALQEKLRKLKESLLCMVCCEEEINSTFCPCGHTVCCESCAAQLQSCPVCRSRVEHVQHVYLPTHTSLLNLTVI comes from the exons ATGGATGGTCTTCCTCCTTACAGACTGAAACTACGTGTCAAGTTCTTCGTGGAGCCCCATCTCATATTGCAAGAACAGACAAG GCACATGTTTTTCTTGCATATAGAGGAGGATCTTCTGGCTGGTAATCTTCAGTGTTCTTCTGAACATGCAATTGAACTTAGTGCACTACTTGCCCAGTTGAAGTTTGGTGATTATAATCAAAATACTGCCAAATATCATTATGAAGAGTTCTGTGCAAAGGAGCTTACCACTACTGTTTTGGACAG TATTACTGCAAAGCATAAGGAACTTGAAGGCCTCACCCAAGCTTCAGCAGAGTATCAAGTTTTACAGATTGTGTCAACACTGGAGAACTATGGGGTGGAATGGCATTCTGTTAGAGACAGTGAAGGGCAGAAACTTTTTATTGGTATTGGTCCTGAGGGTATTGCCATGTGTAAAGATGACTTCACCCCCATCAACAG AATTGCATACCCAATTGTTCAGATGGCAACACAGTCTGGAAAGAATGTGTACTTGACTGTCACAAAGGAATCTGGCAATAGCATAGTTCACCTTTTCAAGATGGTCAGCACCAGAGCAGCTAGTGGACTGTACAGAGCGATAACAGAAACACATGCATTTTACAG GTGTGACACTGTTACTAGTGCTGTTATGATGCAGTACAGTCGAGACTTAAAGGGCCATTTAGCATCCTTGTTCCTGAATGAGAATATTAATCTCGGCAAAAAGTATGTGTTTGATATTAAGCGGACATCTAAAGAAGCTTATGATCATGCAAGGCGAGCCCTTTACAATGCTGGCATTGTGGACCTTGTTTCGAGAAGCGACCAGAGCCCGCCCAGTTCTCCCCTTAAGTCTTCAGAAAGCAGTATGAACTGTGATAGCTGTGAAGGTCTCAACTGCCAGCAGATGAAAGCTCTTCAAGAAAAGTTACGGAAGCTTAAAGAATCCCTACTATGTATGGTATGCTGTGAAGAAGAAATAAATTCAACATTTTGTCCATGTGGCCACACCGTGTGCTGTGAGTCCTGTGCTGCACAATTACAG TCATGTCCAGTTTGCAGATCTCGAGTAGAGCACGTCCAGCATGTGTATTTGCCTACCCACACCAGTCTGCTTAATCTGACAGTAATATGA